One part of the Solanum dulcamara chromosome 8, daSolDulc1.2, whole genome shotgun sequence genome encodes these proteins:
- the LOC129899996 gene encoding zinc finger BED domain-containing protein RICESLEEPER 2-like, whose translation METTTTQKEVEPVEVTNKVSPTTLLEPELDGDKTRDITPNHAKKWKQTTLCDHDRSLVSSDRRTSGVWKYYTEYLDKWGKIKAKCNYCTSNFASESNFEILRNFICSFQEIFNLQKIICKYVRSEDSILSGMAKKMELKFNNYWGTFKSMNKLLFIVVLNPRYKLKYVEYLFKNSYGCLVGVEKSKKVMDTLSHLYDYYINSFCGTHIDTIDGQTSLNDEIDIMHSDEMWQSQWEKYLADEDNTENKSELEKYLVDDLEKTKELDILAWWKVSSARYPIISRMARDVLSIPISTVASESAFSTGD comes from the exons ATGGAAACTACAACTACTCAAAAAGAGGTGGAGCCAGTGGAGGTAACCAACAAAGTATCTCCAACTACTTTGCTGGAACCTGAGCTTGATGGTGATAAAACTCGTGATATTACTCCTAATCATGCTAAAAAGTGGAAACAAACAACTCTTTGCGACCATGATCGTAGCCTTGTGAGTAGTGATAGAAGAACATCCGGCGTTTGGAAATACTATACTGAATATCTTGATAAATGGGGTAAGATAAAGGCAAAATGTAACTACTGTACTAGTAACTTTGCTTCTGAAA gtaactttgaaattctcagGAACTTCATATGTTCCTTCCAAGAGATCTTTAatcttcaaaagataatttgcaAATATGTTCGTAGTGAAGATTCTATTTTGAGTGGCATGGCTAAAAAGATGGAGCTTAAATTTAACAACTACTGGGGTACTTTTAAAAGTATGAACAAGTTATTATTCATTGTTGTTTTGAATCCTCGATACAAGTTGAAATATGTGGAATATCTGTTTAAAAACTCTTATGGTTGTTTGGTGGGAGtcgaaaaatcaaaaaaggtGATGGATACTTTGAGTCACTTGTATGATTACTACATAAATTCTTTTTGTGGGACTCATATTGATACAATTGATGGTCAAACAAGCTTGAATGATGAAATTGATATCATGCATAGTGACGAGATGTGGCAATCACAATGGGAGAAATATTTGGCAGATGAAGACAATACTGAAAATAAATCAGAACTTGAGAAGTACTTGGTAGATGATTTGGAAAAGACCAAAGAGTTAGATATTTTGGCTTGGTGGAAAGTTTCTTCGGCTAGATATCCAATTATTTCTAGGATGGCAAGAGATGTTCtttctattcctatttctaCTGTTGCTTCTGAATCAGCTTTTAGCACCGGTGATTGA
- the LOC129900374 gene encoding rab GTPase-activating protein 22-like: protein MKALKRSQTSSSSNLPSPSSSSPSSSTVAASSSSSWIHLRSVLFVVSSSSPAYCSSSDRAHLKSPWSRRKRKHVLAPLRWRSFFTPDGKLRNGGVKFLKKVRSGGVDPSIRAEVWPFLLGVYELDSSKKERDTIRKKNRKEYATLRRKCCQLLRHNSETFKMKVTGGTRDNGDSGNLMEGMDFPDYEDVVSALESLSSGDRSPFVEDSDKHGNIMLDEFSSSKRAMEPNDVSDSESSDSDSSADHDVSHSFLSMRSMYDTAEVHSKEDSSPSKTEVQPEPCNAEDFATWQRIIRVDAVRANEEWIAYSTPQAGVVSDGRARCSAQAVGLKDYDHLEPSRIFHAARLVAILEAYALYDPEIGYCQGMSDLLSPIITVMTEDHEAFWCFVGFMKKARHNFRLDEVGIRRQLKIISKIIKHKDSHLYRHLEKLQAEDCFFVYRMVVVLFRRELTFEQTLCLWEVMWADQAAIRAGIGKSAWSRIRQRAPPTDDLLLYAIAASVLQRRKQITEKYSSMDEILRECNNMAGHLDVWKLLDDAHDLVVTLHDKI from the exons ATGAAAGCTCTCAAACGAAGTCAGACTTCGTCGTCTTCAAATTTACCTTCACCGTCTTCATCTTCACCATCGTCGTCGACGGTGGCGGCGTCATCTTCATCCTCGTGGATTCATTTGAGATCAGTTCTATTTGTTGTTTCGTCCTCTTCACCAGCTTACTGTTCTTCATCTGATCG AGCTCATCTCAAATCACCATGGTCTCGTAGAAAGAGAAAACATGTCCTTGCACCCCTGCGGTGGAGAAGCTTTTTTACACCCGATGGAAAACTTCGTAATGGAGGAGTTAAATTTCTAAAGAAAGTTCGAAGCGGA GGAGTTGATCCTAGCATCAGGGCGGAAGTTTGGCCTTTTCTCCTTGGGGT CTATGAATTGGACAGttccaaaaaagaaagagatacTATAAGAAAAAAGAACAG AAAGGAATATGCGACACTTCGGAGGAAGTGCTGCCAACTACTGAGACACAATAGTGAAACCTTTAAAATGAAAGTGACGGGAGGAACTAGAGACAACGGAGACAGTGGAAATCTCATGGAAGGGATGGATTTCCCCGATTATGAAGATGTTGTCAGTGCCCTGGAATCTCTCTCTAGTGGGGACAGGAGCCCATTTGTTGAGGATTCAGACAAGCACGGCAATATAATGTTGGATGAATTTTCTAGTTCCAAACGAGCCATGGAGCCAAATGATGTCTCTGACTCTGAGTCGTCCGATTCTGATTCCTCTGCAGATCATGATGTGAGTCATAGTTTCCTCTCTATGAGAAGCATGTATGATACAGCCGAAGTGCATTCCAAGGAGGACTCTTCTCCTTCAAAGACAGAAGTCCAGCCGGAGCCCTGCAATGCAGAAGATTTTGCTACATGGCAACGAATAATTCGGGTTGATGCAGTTCGTGCTAATGAAGAATGGATAGCATATTCCACACCTCAGGCTGGAGTAGTATCAGATGGCCGGGCACGCTGCTCAGCGCAGGCTGTTggattgaaggactatgatcaCCTAGAGCCCTCAAGGATCTTCCATGCTGCTCGGTTAGTTGCCATCCTTGAGGCCTATGCGCTTTATGACCCTGAAATTGGCTATTGCCAGGGAATGAGTGATTTGCTTTCACCAATAATTACTGTGATGACAGAGGACCATGAAGCTTTTTGGTGCTTCGTTGGTTTCATGAAGAAGGCTCGACATAACTTCAGGCTTGATGAGGTTGGAATTAGGAGGCAACTAAAAATTATTTCTAAGATTATCAAACATAAGGATTCACATCTCTATAGGCACTTAGAGAAGCTCCAAGCAGAGGATTGCTTTTTTGTGTACAGGATGGTGGTAGTGCTCTTCAGGAGGGAATTGACTTTTGAACAAACACTCTGCTTATGGGAGGTAATGTGGGCAGATCAGGCCGCTATTAGGGCTGGGATTGGGAAGTCTGCATGGAGTAGGATTAGGCAGCGTGCCCCACCAACAGATGATCTTTTGCTTTATGCAATTGCAGCATCTGTATTACAGAGGAGGAAACAAATCACTGAGAAGTATAGTAGCATGGATGAAATTTTAAGGGAGTGCAATAACATGGCTGGTCATCTTGATGTATGGAAGCTACTAGATGATGCCCATGATTTGGTGGTCACTCTCCATGACAAGATATAG